The following is a genomic window from bacterium.
AGGATAAAGCGCGCATCGTGAAAGAGCTCCAGAAATCGCAAAATCTGGTAGCCATGGCTGGAGATGGAATCAATGACGCGCCGGCCCTTGCTGCCGCTGATGTGGGAATTGCGATGGGGACCGGAACAGATGTAGCGGTTGAAAGCGCGTCCATCACTCTGGTGAAAGGCGATCTCCGCGGGATTGCACGGGCAAAAAAACTAAGCAGCGCGACCATGCGAAATATAAGGCAAAATCTTCTTTTTGCGTTTCTGTATAATGCTCTGGGCGTCCCGATTGCTGCTGGAGTTCTCTACCCGTTTTTTGGATTACTCTTAAATCCAATGATCGCGAGCGCTGCAATGACCTTCAGCTCCGTTTCTGTAATCGCCAATGCCCTCCGGCTAAGACGCATCGAGTTATAGTGCAAGAACCTTTTGCATTCCCCTCCGTATTGAGAATACAGGAGGATGATTTCTATGCTTATTACTTCCGCCTTATTCGTTCTCGCTGCAGCGATTCTGCTGGCCCTGATCTTTCCAATCGCATTCCAGTACGATTAGCATTGAGTTTCGGCTGACCTCTCGCTAGAATACTATGAGAGGTCTGGCTGTGATCAAAGAGAAATCAGGGGAAGACCCGAACCGTCTGGAAAAGTGGTTCGAGTTCACACAGAAACTTTATTGCACTCTTGATTTGGATCAAGCTTCGCACATTGCTCTTGAGATCGTGTTGCATCTTACCGGGATGCAACGCGGCATGCTGCTGACCAAAGAAAATGAAACCGCTTTCCAGTTTCGTCACGCGCAAAATCAAGAAGGACGAACGCTAAAACAGGAACAATTTCCCGCGACCAATGTGCTTCTCCGGGAAGTTTGTAACCAGGGCTCTCCCGTTCACAAAAATCACGACTCGGCAGGAGCGAAGACCGTGCTGTGCATTCCTTTTCTCTCCAACCGTGCTGGCTCTAATACAGTAATAGGAATTCTGTACTGTGATAGCTCGGAAGAGATTCCTTATGGGGAAAGCGAAAAAGAAATGTTGAATGTGTTTTTGATGCACGCAGGACCTGCGTTGGAATCAGTCATTTTCTACGACTGGGCTACGCGCGATATGCTGACAGACGTTTACCAGAGACATTTTTTTGACGCCGTCTCTCAGATCGAATGGAGGCGGACGTTAAGACACAAACATCCAGCAACCGTATTGAGGGTTGATCTGGACCGGCTGCGGGCATATAACGAATCTTATGGCAGGAAAGAGGGCGACACGGTGTTGAGAAAGACCGCTGAGATTCTTAAAGAAATTTGCAGGACTGAAGATATTATTGCCCGCTATGACATCGATGAATTCGCTGTTTTGCTTCCCGAAACAGACACCGCGGGCGCGCGTTTGGTTTCCGGTAGAATCACGGAAGAAGTCCCCTTGCTGTTAACTCGTGATCCTGACAGGCCGGTAACTGTGAGCATCGGAGGCGCCACTTACCCGCGGTGCTCCGTTAACAATATCGTAGATCTGATGCGACTCGCCGGCATTGCGCTCTCGCATGCCAAACAAGCCGGCGGCGCGCGGGCAATTCACTATGAGCCTTCCCTGAGCAGCGCACACAAAAAAATCTTCTGAAATAGTCGTGGATCGTAATCTTGATCGTGATCTTAATCGCAATCGCTAGTATCGAAATTCGATTCGATCAGGATCATGATTACGATAATTGATTACGATCACGATCCACAATTTTGCAGCCAATTCACGATTGCAGCAACGATTGCGTTGCGAATCTCTGCCGTGGAGGGTCCTGTCTTCCGCGGAACCTCCAGGGAATGCCCGCCGCCCTTCACCGCATGCAGCTCCGCATACTTTCCGATCTTTTTCAGAGTTGACAACAACAGGTCCTCGCGAGCGAAAGGGTCTTTTGTGCCGCTGATAAACAGCATCGGCTTTTGAATTCGATACAAATGTTCATCTCGCAACTGATCCACTTTTCCAGGCGGATGCAGCGGATATCCCAGAAAAAGTAATCCACTGACCTTCTCAGGATCGGCAACATAGGAGGCGATTCGGCCTCCCATCGATTTGCCGCCGATGACAACTTTCTGAAACGGCATTACTT
Proteins encoded in this region:
- a CDS encoding sensor domain-containing diguanylate cyclase; the encoded protein is MRGLAVIKEKSGEDPNRLEKWFEFTQKLYCTLDLDQASHIALEIVLHLTGMQRGMLLTKENETAFQFRHAQNQEGRTLKQEQFPATNVLLREVCNQGSPVHKNHDSAGAKTVLCIPFLSNRAGSNTVIGILYCDSSEEIPYGESEKEMLNVFLMHAGPALESVIFYDWATRDMLTDVYQRHFFDAVSQIEWRRTLRHKHPATVLRVDLDRLRAYNESYGRKEGDTVLRKTAEILKEICRTEDIIARYDIDEFAVLLPETDTAGARLVSGRITEEVPLLLTRDPDRPVTVSIGGATYPRCSVNNIVDLMRLAGIALSHAKQAGGARAIHYEPSLSSAHKKIF
- a CDS encoding alpha/beta fold hydrolase, producing MSIIIRRMKEERILLKTEHHESEALLLLPTKTNPIGVILGHGAGGNMHSEFMTYFQRKLAEAGYACMKFNFPYSQNKKKVPDPQPVLIASYRKAIEVMPFQKVVIGGKSMGGRIASYVADPEKVSGLLFLGYPLHPPGKVDQLRDEHLYRIQKPMLFISGTKDPFAREDLLLSTLKKIGKYAELHAVKGGGHSLEVPRKTGPSTAEIRNAIVAAIVNWLQNCGS